In a single window of the Oenanthe melanoleuca isolate GR-GAL-2019-014 chromosome 28, OMel1.0, whole genome shotgun sequence genome:
- the USE1 gene encoding vesicle transport protein USE1, translating to MAPGAEASSGATMAPTRLELNLMRLLSRCEALAAERRDPEEWRLEKYVAALEDMLRELKKQASKPAPELLNEYSRKVDFLKGLLEAEKLSSSTEKALANQLLAPGRTPTTAKERTPATKTVHLQTKARCTGQMRSELLGTVRPVLLLLYTLSCLCSAGSQNCPRLGGESPRYL from the exons ATGGCGCCCGGCGCTGAGGCGAGTTCCGGTGCCACCATGGCCCCGACGCGGCTGGAGCTGAACCTGATGCGGCTCCTGAGCCGGTGCGAGGCGCtggcggcggagcggcgggaCCCTGAGGAGTGGCGGCTGGAGAAG TAtgtggctgctctggaggaCATGCTCCGGGAGCTGAAGAAGCAGGCCAG CAAGccagcccctgagctgctgaATGAATACTCTCGCAAAGTGGACTTCCTAAAGGGACTTCTAGAAGCTGAAAAATTG TCTTCATCCACAGAAAAGGCTCTGGCAAACCAGCTGCTGGCCCCTGGGCGCACCCCGACCACAGCCAAGGAGAGAACCCCGGCCACCAAAACCGTCCACCTGCAGACCAAGGCGCGCTGCACGGGCCAGATGAGGAGCGAGCTGCTTGGCACAGTACgtccagtgctgctgctgctttacaCACTGTCCTGCTTGTGTTCAGCTGGGTCTCAGaactgtcccaggctgggtggggagTCACCTCGTTATCTCTAA